Proteins encoded within one genomic window of Candidatus Berkiella cookevillensis:
- the hutI gene encoding imidazolonepropionase has translation MPNASFKIWSNAKIFLMTEDAQHQFIESGAIVTHNKSIVWVGEVQDLPAQYIDNHSAYYDVEGRVVTPGLIDCHTHVVYGGNRANEFALKLQGVSYEEILLKGGGIHATVNATRALSEAELMQQSLKRIQQFIAQGVTSLEIKSGYGLDYQTERKMLRVAREIGKLFSLNISTTFLGAHVLPHEYKDKKAYLDYVTEEVLPNLVKENLVDAVDAFCDKIAFDAEELENLFSKAKDLSLNLKLHSDQLTNSKGAHLAGRFQAWSVDHLEHIDEVSIQILAHSNTVAVLLPGAYYYLQETQKPPVDLLRKYKIPIAIATDCNPGSSPCLSLLTALNMACVLFRLTPFEAFKAVTKNAAQALGWSDKKGQIKVGFDADFVVWDINHPDELSYYIGANPCVSVINGGEIIYDK, from the coding sequence ATGCCAAATGCCTCATTCAAGATATGGTCAAATGCCAAAATATTTCTGATGACAGAGGATGCGCAGCATCAGTTCATTGAAAGCGGTGCTATCGTTACTCACAATAAAAGCATTGTGTGGGTGGGAGAAGTGCAAGATCTGCCAGCACAATATATTGATAATCATTCTGCATATTATGATGTAGAAGGCAGGGTGGTAACACCTGGGCTTATTGATTGTCATACCCATGTTGTTTATGGTGGAAATCGCGCAAATGAATTTGCCTTGAAACTACAAGGTGTTTCTTATGAGGAAATTTTATTAAAAGGCGGTGGAATACACGCAACCGTAAATGCAACGCGTGCTCTTTCTGAGGCTGAACTGATGCAACAATCACTGAAGCGGATCCAACAATTTATAGCGCAGGGTGTTACCAGTTTAGAGATCAAATCTGGGTATGGGCTTGATTATCAAACAGAACGAAAAATGCTACGTGTGGCACGTGAAATTGGTAAATTATTTTCTTTAAATATTTCCACTACTTTCCTAGGCGCACATGTTTTGCCACATGAATATAAAGATAAAAAAGCATATTTAGATTATGTGACAGAAGAAGTACTGCCCAATTTAGTGAAAGAAAATCTTGTAGATGCGGTAGATGCTTTCTGCGATAAAATTGCTTTTGATGCAGAAGAGTTAGAAAATTTATTTTCTAAGGCAAAGGATTTGTCTTTAAATCTTAAACTGCATAGTGATCAGCTCACAAACTCCAAAGGTGCACATTTAGCGGGACGTTTTCAGGCATGGTCAGTGGATCATCTGGAGCACATTGATGAGGTAAGTATTCAAATTTTAGCACACAGCAACACTGTTGCTGTTTTATTGCCTGGTGCTTATTATTATTTGCAAGAAACGCAAAAGCCGCCTGTAGATTTATTACGAAAATATAAGATTCCTATTGCAATTGCAACGGATTGCAATCCTGGTTCTTCTCCTTGTCTTTCATTATTAACTGCTTTAAACATGGCTTGTGTTTTGTTTCGGTTAACGCCTTTTGAAGCATTTAAAGCCGTAACAAAAAATGCAGCCCAAGCTTTAGGATGGTCGGATAAAAAGGGGCAAATTAAAGTTGGCTTTGATGCAGATTTTGTGGTGTGGGATATCAATCATCCAGACGAATTATCTTATTATATAGGTGCAAATCCCTGTGTAAGCGTGATCAATGGTGGAGAAATTATTTATGACAAATAG
- a CDS encoding tetratricopeptide repeat protein translates to MKYRKGFIVSALLIIMLVNNHILCAKQITQLPLSNDSISANIKLASQGNPKAEFDLAEYYLSKTDTQSRAAAIKWLSLSAEQNYVQAQLQIAQLYMRSKVVKPDIKKAAYWYLRAAELGSTQAQIAIADLYYQGKGVKADINQALYWYEQASNKKDIEADFKLGALYSKNKWGKQDFHKAYQHFKAAADNQHLEAQLRIAYLYEKGLGIEQSDRQAFKWYEKAAQRNHPRAQYKVGLAYMHGVGVAKDIPHAIAWLEVAASQGSRLSGIYQKKLKHLVSEAELVKAREDVMSFIHHV, encoded by the coding sequence ATGAAATATAGGAAGGGATTCATTGTATCCGCATTACTTATAATTATGTTAGTTAATAATCATATCCTATGTGCAAAACAAATCACTCAGTTACCATTGTCGAATGATTCCATCAGTGCAAATATCAAGCTTGCAAGTCAAGGTAATCCAAAAGCAGAATTTGATTTAGCCGAATACTATTTATCCAAAACAGATACACAAAGCCGAGCGGCAGCCATTAAATGGTTAAGCCTATCTGCTGAACAAAACTATGTTCAAGCGCAGCTACAAATTGCGCAACTCTATATGAGAAGCAAAGTTGTAAAACCCGATATTAAAAAAGCAGCATACTGGTATTTAAGAGCGGCAGAATTAGGCTCAACACAAGCACAAATAGCCATTGCTGATTTATATTATCAAGGAAAAGGGGTTAAGGCAGATATCAATCAAGCATTATATTGGTATGAGCAGGCCAGTAATAAAAAAGATATTGAGGCAGATTTCAAATTAGGTGCACTTTATAGTAAAAATAAGTGGGGAAAGCAAGATTTCCATAAAGCATATCAACATTTTAAAGCCGCAGCCGACAATCAACATTTAGAAGCACAGTTACGAATAGCCTATTTATATGAAAAAGGTTTGGGTATAGAACAAAGCGATCGACAAGCTTTTAAATGGTATGAAAAAGCTGCACAAAGAAACCATCCACGTGCTCAATATAAAGTTGGTTTGGCCTATATGCATGGAGTAGGGGTTGCAAAAGATATTCCACATGCCATTGCATGGTTAGAAGTTGCTGCATCTCAAGGCTCGCGTTTGAGTGGTATATACCAGAAGAAATTAAAGCATCTTGTTTCAGAAGCCGAATTAGTAAAGGCCAGAGAAGATGTTATGAGTTTCATTCATCATGTGTAG
- the hutG gene encoding formimidoylglutamase, whose product MNVDPYFQRVEALNWQGRIETEASQRIYQKITILNESVSQVEDLNHALCILGFCTDIGVTRNQGRPGAKDAPNAIRKILGNMPYHPLKSDSKIQIFDIGNIICLEDDLEKAQRRVAEEIKSIHEKNGFSFMLGGGHEIAWAHYQGLQDINRDEDFAIVNFDAHFDMRPQINNEANSGTAFLQIARERQQQNLPFHYYCIGIRQQANTASLYETADVWNVNYLHCDDIYEQPKKLGLYIDAILAKHRKIYLTVCMDVFSASVAPGVSASFPHGLMPWHVLPALDKLAHSQQVVAFDIAEYAPNLDQDHITAKLAALIAANFINIYSR is encoded by the coding sequence TTGAACGTTGATCCGTATTTTCAAAGAGTAGAAGCATTGAATTGGCAAGGCCGTATTGAAACAGAAGCTTCACAACGAATATATCAAAAAATAACGATACTGAATGAATCTGTTTCACAGGTAGAAGATTTGAATCATGCGCTATGTATATTAGGATTTTGTACCGATATTGGTGTGACGCGTAATCAAGGTAGACCTGGTGCTAAAGATGCACCCAATGCTATTCGTAAAATATTAGGTAATATGCCCTATCATCCCCTTAAATCTGATTCTAAAATTCAAATTTTCGATATAGGAAATATCATTTGTCTAGAGGATGATTTGGAAAAAGCTCAGCGTCGCGTTGCAGAAGAAATAAAATCTATTCATGAAAAAAATGGCTTTAGTTTTATGTTAGGAGGTGGGCATGAAATTGCTTGGGCACACTACCAAGGGTTGCAAGACATCAATCGTGATGAGGATTTTGCGATTGTTAATTTTGATGCACATTTCGATATGAGACCTCAAATAAATAATGAGGCCAATTCAGGTACTGCATTTTTACAAATTGCAAGAGAACGTCAACAACAGAATTTGCCGTTTCATTATTATTGTATTGGTATACGTCAACAGGCGAATACGGCCTCGTTGTATGAGACAGCAGATGTATGGAATGTAAATTATTTACATTGCGATGATATTTATGAGCAACCTAAAAAATTAGGATTGTACATTGATGCCATTCTTGCCAAACATAGAAAAATATATTTGACTGTCTGTATGGATGTATTTTCTGCAAGTGTTGCTCCAGGTGTGAGTGCAAGTTTTCCTCATGGGTTGATGCCTTGGCATGTACTGCCTGCACTTGATAAATTGGCACATAGCCAACAAGTTGTTGCCTTTGATATTGCAGAATATGCGCCAAATTTAGATCAGGATCATATCACCGCCAAACTTGCTGCATTAATTGCTGCCAATTTTATTAATATTTACAGTAGATAA